The Myxocyprinus asiaticus isolate MX2 ecotype Aquarium Trade chromosome 46, UBuf_Myxa_2, whole genome shotgun sequence genome includes the window actctgtggactgacgagacaaaagttgaactttttggaaggcgtgtgtcccattacatctggcgtaaaagtaacaccgcatttcagaaaaagaacatcataccaacagtaaaatatggtggtggtagtgtgatggtctggggctgttttgctgcttcaggacctggaagacttgctgtgataaatggaaccatgaattctgctgtctaccaaaaaatcctgaaggagaatgtccggccatctgttcgtgacctcaagctgaagcgaacttgggttctgcagcaggacaatgatccaaaacacaccagcaagtccacctctgaatggctgaagaaaaacaaaatgaagactttggagtggcctagtcaaagtcctgacctgaatcctattgagatgctgtgacatgaccttaaaaaggcagttcatgctcgaaaaccctccaatgtggctgaattacaacaattctgcaaagatgagtgggccagaattcctccacagcgcgtaaagactcattgcaagttatcgcaaacgcttgattgcagttgttgctgcttaGGGTGgtccaaccagttattaggtttagggggcaatcactttttcacacagggccatgtaggtttggattttgttttcccttaataataacaaccttcatttaaaaactgcattttgtgtttacttgtgttatctttgactaatatttaaacttgtttggtgatctgaaacatttaagtgtgacaaacatgcaaaaaataagaaatcaggaagggggcaaacactttttcacaccactgtatacaaatatataagtagtttgagagtgtagggagactcagttgcatcattcacagtgtgtcatggaagtgggcggtcgcttcAAAGCTTGTTTGGCGTACTTTGCTgctattctctgattggtggattgtttgtcttcaggatcatgggtagtgtagttcttcatcaggAATTGTGCTGTTACacacaattgttttttaaatgaagttaaaGTAAAACAAACTGATGGATTCAATAGAAGCAGATACATTGagtaacaacctcagagctcatggtaggtctgtctttaaaggtttataagttatagtTGAAAAATGTATTCGCCTTCACTCAAAAAGAgaagatttttgctgcttgttcagtttacttaattaaaatgaaaactaaagcaAAAcagttctagaacattttgtcagaacttgatttcactgtgttctatcattgaaatttgtaaaatggaagtttactaaATCCATTTGTGttaggactacatgaatactttttgtggtgttaatgtagcatcgATGAAACCGGGcaagggatttccatttcccagcatgctctgTATAGCACTTGAtagaaattaagtgttattttatgtgtttttgtgcaggatgaatataaagggggatacttgttagtgtttaatgttttgttactgtatgttgaaaaaaagagtttctgttatgttggagtttttgggggttaccattacggtgaagagtggagcttgagctaataaTGAGGACAGGTAAATGTTGCACATGCAAGTGACTGTTTGATTCATTGAGTAATTGTTGCGCTAACCATAGTATAATTACTAAACTATGCTCAGTAGTGCTTTCAACCAGTATGTAACAGGATGCTAACATTCACTTCCACTAGTTATTGACGTAAAAATTGGCATGTCTAATTTTGgggggtttacccaattcaactaggttatttctacacaaagtgtttgtgttgatatcacatagtaattttaagttaagaaaactcatttcaaacacgtggaaccactgtccacaattgaatcaagttttatgaaaattaatgggatttttcctTCCGGAAACCgtctgttgtgctctattagcACAATAAACCCCAAGGTGATACCtcacctgatcaccctgtctggttTTTCATTATCGCTTACTTGTTTCATTCTTTCTACAGAGCGCAGGTTTTTGATGTACAAACTAAAGACCACACAACAACTGTTGGACAACTTCGTTCCAGACTCAAGTGAGTATTTATTCCCCTCCACTTAAAAAGAATATACGTAAATCTAGCAGTAGTCACAGACAGTTTTAGAGCTTCATATAACACATATGCCAATCAAACAGCTGTTGAGCCCTTCCATCTCAGCTGATTTAAAGACTTGTTCTAAAATGCTCATGTACTGAATCTTATATACTCGGTTACCATTACCTGTCAGACTGACTCATCGAGCATGATATCCTTTTGAAGCCCCTGACCAATAACAAGTCGAGACTGACCTTTGCTCGCTCCTCCAATTATAAGAGCCATTTGTCTTCTAGCCTATGACTCATGGAGTTATTATAATGACTCATAAATCTCTACTGGCTCTGTGATAGTTCTGCTTCAACACTAAGGGGCGAAGACAAACCCAGAAGATCAATCCTGTCTATATAAATAAGAGCCAGGAGAGGCACAGTAATGAGATGGCTAAATTCACTGTTCAAAGAGGTCCACCTAGCAATTGCTCTAGTCAAACTAAGTAGACAAATATTAATGTACTAAGACATGAGTTGTGCATTAGTGAAATTACCACAGTAAAGTGTGTTGTTAGGCAAGATGTGGAGTATAACAAAATACACCTTTAAAGATTTACATAATCACAAAAACAGTTCTTCCCCAAGTTAGGTGATTATCCTATTATTAACAGTTTACAattggctattttacaacagctttgaatgtggctcatccaatcagatttcagagtCAGAACTGTCCATTTTATGATGCATatttaataatacatatttaatcTTGTTACCTGTTATTGCCTCTCTGTGTAAGGGTCTGTTTTGGCTGCTGGTAAAGTTGAGTTGTAAGGACTGACATGAAATTTGGTACATTAAATATTATGGATTGTTTCTGTATTTTTCAGGTGTTCAAGAACCAAATGAGCATTCAAATTCAAGAGAATTAAAGCAAGAAATGGCACAATCAGAAGAAACTGTCATCCAAACACTAGAGGGTGCCGAAAGCTGTGAATAACTGCTACATACTACTTTAAAAACAAACGATGTATACAACATTCTCTCATGATGTTAAACATGGTACTTTATATGCAGATGTTTTCAGTTTTAAGCAGATTTTCTTAGGTATTTCAGAAGTGTGATAGTCTTAGAAATTGGGTTATATTAGGATTTAGTAGTGTTCCTTTTATTGGAGACCTCAAGAAGAGCTTTCATTTTTGGAAATCAAACCTGATATTTGTTTGATCCTCATTCTCATTTTATTGGCATATTTGTTATTTGTGCATTTGTATGTTATCAGAGAGCCACTCTTAGTTGCTAGTTGACAAATTAAGTCTCTGGACCATCAACACATAGTCTTTGGGAAATAAAACAGCCATTAATGAGACTCCATTAACTCTTTGaatttgaaacacaaaaaaacttaTCATACGTAGTTTTTATTGGGTAACTGCACATAAAAACCCTCAGAAGAAGGTGTCATATGCTAAAAGATAGGCATCATTATACAAGTAGAGTCTCCTGTCAACAGGGTTGTAGTTCAGGTTGGCTATTCCAGCAGCAACCTTCTCAAATGGTAAAGAAAGAGTGTTTATCTCCTGACCTGTGCTTGTATCAAAGGCATAAAATACCTCTTCTTGGTGAGTATTAACATAGCGAGTAGCATACAGGACCCCGCACACCATAAACGTACTGCTGACAGACCTCTTAAAGAGATGTGTCTTCCATGTATGTGTGATGTTGAGCTCAATTGCGTCTAAACGACTCAAAACAATGTTGCCGTGGTTCTCCTCAGTGGCATATATCACCCACACAGCGTCTTGGTCAGCCTCCAGGTCAATATCGGTCCAATCACGGCAACTATAGTAGCAAAAAGGGAATTTATTGTCTATGCCAGCACCATTTAGTTTCATTCGCTTGGTTGCCTTTGTTGTAATGTTGAAGCTGCAGATCTCATTTGTGCTGTAGCATTGGTAAAATACAGTGTTATCGTACAGTATGGTGCCGGAGCCCTGAACTGCATTCTTGTCACTGTAGGATGGTGCTATCGGTTCATCCTTGTAGTTCTTATTCGCCATGAAATCTTCATGCGAGTTGTACATTCTGATTGAACTGCCATGCTTGTGTCCACTCACCAGGCACTGCTCCCAATAGCGTTCGTTGCTATTTAGTTGGGCGTCACGGCCCCAGGCACCAGAGATATATGACTTGTGCTGGGAATTGAGCTTGGTGACAACTGGAGCACTTATTTTGGTCATGATACGCTGATGGCAAGTGCCTGCAAGTTGCACAATATTTATGAGAAATAGATTAGTTATTTTACAATGGTTAAGCATTTTCATAACTGAAACTGCCCAAATACTACATtatacaatatacattatataatacaGTTTCCTTCTAAAGATGTTCTTTATAAGTTTCCCGCCCTCAACAATAACTTACCCATGGATAGTTACAAATGAAATGTACTTACTCCTAAAATTGTTTGGTATGGTCCTGCAGGTCTGTGCATGGTTGTTAAGGTCACGTAACCTCTTCTTCATCGTCTCTAGGTTAAAGACGTCATCTTTGTACATAATCTGGACATCATTTTTAGCCTTTTTCAACTGAGAACACAGAtggtatatttttctgaaatatgTAAATGCCATTTGGAAATGTGGTCATGGTCGCCTTTTAATTTTATCTTCATTATTGTTTAAATAGGACTAACAGAAATGTGTACCTCATTTAGCAGGTTATGTGTCTCCTTATTAGGGTTATGCAAGTGTGTTTCATTGATAGTATGGTAGATTTCCTCAAGCTCATCATTCAGCTGACGCAGTTGAAGAGCGTTGTATTGTCCACTTGTGTGAAGATAATCAAATAGTTTCAGACGGACTGTGATGTTCTTAAGAGTGGCTGCCATCTTGGGCAGTTCAAAATGTTGGCTCCCGACCTGGAAGTTACCCCCCAAATTAGTTAATTGACATTGACTTGTTAGAGATGTAAGAACAAATATTTAGAGATCTTGGCTCTatatttcttaaaggtgcagtaagcgaTTGTAGCCATTCTATAATTAACACAAGATGAGCAGTTTGATtagacacgccccctctttccaaaaccctgcactccaaattATCATTATTGACATTAACATCGAGCAGaaacagttgtcaaaaacaacagcagcataaTAGTACcctcaactgaaaactgttgagcAGCATGGCATAACAatagcattaagcctcaataatttgctgaaactactatgagaacacgcaaaaatTATTGACAGACAGAATGCGTCATTGACCGTGGCCcactgacttatttttgtttgctgtttacagagtctagtgctgtcacagagacctgtgagatatctcacgacacttatttaactattatctttcagggagtaggaacatttttccacatacctttccatgaaaaattacttacagCATCATTAATGTAGTAGATTTTGAGTGTATTGTGTCATGGCCCTTTcattctgtcagtctgggtttttgtgagAGCAggtctttgttttatttctgtattgccacgtgtctctcagtcttgcatcataccccgcctccttgtttgcctattattagttcattagtcaCACTCGGCCTggctgttaacctgtttgattttcttCCCTgttttagggtacgtttacacgacaacgatgtactaaaaaacggaaacgtttttcctttgcgtttttgaaaagttttgcgttcacacggatccgcgaaaacgactaaacacgctgtattatgcatgccaggccagtagttggcaatgtcactttgtaaagaaacactacgcgcctgcgcataTAAGCAtttttccacagagcggtgaatacaaacagtgaagatggcgaaagcattgagcaattttgtctggacggacgatgaggattctttattactacaagtcttgagcagcacaaacacagtcctgtagtctgccattctagttttgaatgtctcgcgcgcatgcctatagactgaacacgtaatacgcgtgcgcatgattcgcgtttttgtatgtttacacggagacgataatggcatagttttcaaaaacttgcactttgaaacttGCACCTAATCTCCTCGTGTGTGTtctccagtgccagtttgtcttgtttcgTATCTATTTCGGTGTTTTCTTGTCCCTGTTCCTAATTGGATCCGGTCGGTCATGTACCCAGCTCATCCACCCCAGCCCAGCTTCAGTGGGCTCCAAGCCTGGATTGTTTTTTACCCCTACGGAGTagcttttgtttggtttggtttatttttgtattaataaatccttttgtTTTTTCACTCTGCCTTTGCGTCCTGACTATCTGTAAATCTTGCGACAGTATTGTGTAAGGCAAACTAGTATTAGAGGTGTAACGATCcttcgatctggatcgatgcatggATCCAATAACCAACCATCCAGTGTTATCGATGCaacgcgtaaatatcgatatagatgtacctttatttttatactctcatgtcagccacgtccgtacgcatttccgtaAGTGGATGAAGCAacattattacattcatttcactttatgagcgctaaaaacgcttttcatgtgggacaaggatgtgcgcagggtctgtgaagccaaattgcgcTCTGCTATCCATGCGCACGTCGACCGAGCTTCCCGCGAAACgcgagctccagaccagtgacaggatcagtgcgcgTGCATCAACCGGGAAAATCATTGCAAAAATCATTGTAGTCTCTGTAACTAAAATCAATGATATAAAttgatcaaaatgactttaaagaAACTCACCTTTTCCTGAAACTCATTCAGGTGGTCCTCACAGCTCTGGACCTGTTTTGTGGCTTCTACAAACCGTGCAGCAGGGAAAGTCCAGATAGAGCTTCTTATTTTACACACACAGGAATCATTCTCCTGTTTACCTGGAACTCTCTGAGCCTGACCAGTCGCCTTCACGCAATCACACATACCAAGATTTTTTaaatcatacagtatatacataatgATCTATGCATAAATAACTTATAGTCtcctcaattaaaaaaaaaatattttttttttttttagtagtagTCGGTGACTTCTACGTGTGAGTTAATTCAAGACAAAAATAAACTTACAGTGACTGTGAGGAACAACAGGTACAGGAGCATGATGAACGAATGTTCCGAAAGACTCAAAGACCTGCTTTGACTGCCAAACAATGACTAAGATGTTGTAATTTCATTTGTGCACATTTTCAGCtacttgatttttcttttttttccccctcaattAAAAAGGATGTGAAAGTTGCATAAATGGGGCATTTTGGAAATTCAGGAAGAAATTCAGTTGAGAAATGTGGGAAAATTCAACCACAAGTTCCCCCAAAAAGTTTACAAACCCAGcccatcaaatgttttttttatgcagACTTAGCGAAACACACAGTAACATAGGTCAACCCATGACATCTGCAAATTCATTATAATGACAAGAATGCTTTTATTTACATATACCATGATGATATACTATGATTTTCCAACATTGATATTCCCACTGaaaattactgtacattcaaTGTGAGGTTATTAAAAAGATTGTTTTAAACTATATTCGTTTAAGAACATTTGTATACTGTTAAGATGTTAAGAAGAGATTAATTGAGATGAGAGGCCCTATTTTAAGAACGCTTTAGcactaagcgcagcgctatgccttAAGTTATACACGCAATGGTCATCATGGCCATTACGTTTTTATGGAaagatttattgttttaaaaattgaACACCCGCTGTTTGTGATGTATCTGTCCCTCCGTGTTGCCCTGTGGTGTTTGATCACTTTGAACTTCTCCATCTCTCTAGTTTGGCTAAAATAGTAGACCAGCTGAGGCCATCGGAATCCCCACTTAATACTGTCCCGTCAAAACTGATCAAACAGGCTTTTGATACAGTTGGGCCTAGTGTTTTAGCTATAATAATTAGCTGCCTTGTATCAGGGTCTGTTCTGGCCTTTTTTAAACATGCCATGGTGCAgcctttaattaaaaatattaatttggatCCTACAGTTTATTCGAACTATAGACCTATTTCAAAATTACCTTTATTTCAAAAGTGTTGGATAAAGCTGTTTTTATTCAGCTGCAGTCTTATTTGAATAGTAATTCTTTCTTTGAGGTATTTCAGTCTGGGTTTAGGGGACATCATAGTACAGGATCTGCACTTTTAAAGGTTCTTAATGATGTTTTGGTGACTCTGGGGATGCTGCAGTTCTGGTGTTAATAGACcttagtgctgcatttgacaccATAGACCATTAAATTCTTATTGCATGGCTTGAGCGATTGGTAGGGATTCAAGGTACGGTTTTAAACTGGTTTAAGTCCTATTAACTAATAGAAGTTTTTCAGTTTCCATAGGTGAATTCACATCATCTTTAGCCCCTCTTACATGTGGGATTCCACAAGGATCCATTTTGGGAcccattttgttttcattatataTGCTTCATTGGgtctatttttaaaaaacacagagTATCATTTCACTGCTATGCAGACAATACTCAAATATATGTGCCAGTAAGGAAGCAAATTAACTCTTGAGCACCTCTTCTTGCATGTTTTAAGGAATTGGAAACATGGTTGGCTGTGAACTTCTTTCATCTAAATGAGTGTAAAACAGAGACTATTGTGTTTGCACCCTCTAATGCATTTGGGTCCCCTAATATTGATTTAGGCCCTTTATCTATTTATTGTAAATCCATGGTAAAAAATGCAGGGGTACTTTTTGATGATTCATTAAAATTTGACAAACAGGTTAATGCCGTTGTCAGATCAGGCTTTTTTCAGTTAAGAATACTGGCAAAGGTCAAGCCATTTTTGTCCGTTTCTGATTTTGAGATAGTGATGCATGCTTTTGTGTCTTCACGCCTGCACTACTGTAATTCCCTGTATGTAGGGATTAGTCAATCCACGTTATCACAATTGCAAATTGTCCAGAATGCTGCTGCTAGATTGTTGACAGGTTTGCGGAAAAGGAACCGTATTACtcccattttgttttctttacattggTTGCCAGTCCATTATaggattgattttaagattttattgattgtttttaaatctttaaatggtTTTGCACCATTTTATATTTCAGATTTGCTACAATTTTACTCACCGTCCAGATCACTTAGGTCCTCTGACCAGAAACTCTTGATTGTTCCTAGGTCTAGGCGTAAATTATGGGGGGGACCGTGCCTTTGCAGTGTTGGCCCCAAAGCTCTGGGACAGTTTGCCTTTGCACATTAGAATTGCCTCCACACTGATGTCATTTAAATCTCtattaaaaactaatttttttccCTGGCTTTTTTATCGAACCTTGTTTAATGACGTTGAAATcttgttgttttatgttgagtagtTAGATGTCTGTGCTGTATAATTttggtgtgtactgtatgttttgctttttgcGTATGTTATAagaattgtacagcactttggtcaactaactgttgtttttaattgtgctttataaataaaaatattgcctatattttgtgcaagcatgtgctaagtcttgGCGCAAATGGGTTTGGAGAAACTGCATGCACAAAGCGctgatgggctgggtcaagtgcaatttaattctgaggttctaaattatagagaatgtaagtattattatttttttcttccttttttctcccaatttggaatgcccaattcccaatgtgctttttaagtctttgtggtcatgtagtgatttgcctcaatctgggtggtggaggatgaatctcagttgcctctgcatctgagactgtcaatccatgcatctaatcatgtggcttgttgagcatgttgccatggaaatatagtgctcaactcaccacacaccccactgagaatgaaccacattatagtgaccacgaggaggttacccccatgtgactctaccctccctagcaactgggccttaggaaacctggctggagtcactcagcacaccctgggatttgaactagcgaactagtgaactccaggggtggtagccagcgtattttaccactgagctacccaggccccctgagaaAGTAAGTATTATTagtcattttcatctactgacacacaaatcatagctagtattaacagtgattgtattgtaACAGACTTCAattctaccagtcgattttgattttgaaaattgtattcattcattgaaacatgaaaaaattgaACCAAaactatttctaaattcaaatttcacttcaaacaaaataaaaagtataatcTCCAATTTCTCCCTCCGACCCCTTTTGCAgtaacttaaaaatcactctgacaacaggtggaaaaataccaatacaaatgagATAAtacatacaattgtaaatataaacataattaataaaaacattttaaacaagacctaaagatagtttaacacaaatttcATTAATATTTGTTCCATAAAACGGCTACTAAAGTgatcgtcatggacataatttggtgtttcactatattttcagagtttggacatcaactttattaccacctgctggtggaatctccaaactgaaaatgcaggaactgagtttggactttgcgctgagataagatgtgcttttgaaacatcttagcgcatttacatttagcagatgcttttatccaaagcgacttacaaaggAGACACATATCAAGCAATTTGTcaaacaaagtttaacaacatctgcagtacactgccaagttctcacagtggctggagtagtaaagatgttAGCACAAAAGACCGACagaaaatcatttatttatttatttattttttgtgcattaaGCACAGGTTAAGTGaagtagtaagtgcaattagtgtggattggttaagtgctcgagGAACAGATATGCTTTCaaatggttcttgaatgttgagaaggtaacagcagatcatgtggaggttggaagttcattccaccacagagaagcagagaaagtgaacgatcgtgaaatagactttgagcctttTTATGATGGGACCACCATTTATCACTtgttcatagaccgcagagagcgagttggagcatagacctgggaCCAGTCGCATAAACctagccattaacttaagactgcgTCTAatgggcttgggtagctcagcaagtattgatgctgattaTCACATCTGGAATcatgagttggaatccagggtgtgctgagtgactccagtcaggtctcctaagcaactaaattggcccagttgctagggagggtagagtcacatggggtaacctcctcgtggttgcgattaagtggttcacgctctcaatggggcgcgtggtgagttgtgtgtggatcgcggagagtagcaggAGCCTTCACAtacggagtctccgtggtgtcatgcacaacgagctacatgataaaatgcacggactgactgtctcagaagcagaggcaaatgagatttatcctccgccacccggattgaggtgagtaaccgcaccaccatgaggacctagtaagtagtgggaattccaaaattggggtgaaaaggggataaaaaaaaatcaaataaaaaaagactgcatctaacaattagtttgactagctaaagacaccatagaaagcctgttgcataaaacaagctcacagttgtctttagtaagtCTTCCTGCAATGCAAATTaaagtaagacactgaacagctttaaaaaaaaaaaaaaaaaaaggccaacagTGGATGCTCAATACAGTTTTAAttcgctgaaaatatttgcttatcaGAGGACTACAGTTCTTCAAAATTGATTCTAgtgattttaaaacaaataataaaaaacacatggCCGTCATtgaagtcaaagtcttctacaaagtctcaactcGAGCCCCTTTCAGccctcaactgaagcccccactggctcagctgacagttattttccatggcaacatggaatgcaaacaaaagttagcctaggGGTGTGCTGTcatacattttggtcttaaattagactgatctaagtttttatgcaactgactgaaaaaaatcAAGACCAACATTTTAGAATTTTAACTACGAAGACcagtctaaaacagttttatgcaaccggcccctgaagaattgaattgaagtaagagggtgcagctgcattggctgtcctgaaagccagagtcaaagccttgaatttgatgtgagcagctacaggtagccagtggagtaaaatcaagagtggggtgacatgtgccctttttggctgattgaagaccagaagtgctgctgcattctggaccttCTGCAAtggcttaattgtgttaattggaaggccagccaacagagcattgcagtagaccagtctctttttttttttccctctttctcccaattttggaatgcccaattcccaatgtgcttttaagtctttgtggtcgcatagtgattcgcttcagtccaggtggcagaggacaaatcccagttgcctccgcgtctgagaccgtcaacctgcacatcttatcacgtggcttgttgagcacgttgccacggagacatagcgtgtgtggaggcttcacaccacgtgccccactgagaacgaaccacattatagcgatcatgaggaggttaccccatgtggatctaccctccctagcaactgggccaatttggctgcttaggagacctg containing:
- the LOC127436137 gene encoding olfactomedin-like, with product MLLYLLFLTVTATGQAQRVPGKQENDSCVCKIRSSIWTFPAARFVEATKQVQSCEDHLNEFQEKVGSQHFELPKMAATLKNITVRLKLFDYLHTSGQYNALQLRQLNDELEEIYHTINETHLHNPNKETHNLLNELKKAKNDVQIMYKDDVFNLETMKKRLRDLNNHAQTCRTIPNNFRSTCHQRIMTKISAPVVTKLNSQHKSYISGAWGRDAQLNSNERYWEQCLVSGHKHGSSIRMYNSHEDFMANKNYKDEPIAPSYSDKNAVQGSGTILYDNTVFYQCYSTNEICSFNITTKATKRMKLNGAGIDNKFPFCYYSCRDWTDIDLEADQDAVWVIYATEENHGNIVLSRLDAIELNITHTWKTHLFKRSVSSTFMVCGVLYATRYVNTHQEEVFYAFDTSTGQEINTLSLPFEKVAAGIANLNYNPVDRRLYLYNDAYLLAYDTFF